The following coding sequences are from one Lolium rigidum isolate FL_2022 chromosome 6, APGP_CSIRO_Lrig_0.1, whole genome shotgun sequence window:
- the LOC124667988 gene encoding glutathione transferase GST 23-like: MMSEPVKLIGCFGSPVVHRAELALRLKGVPYELITEDLNNKSELLLRHNPVHQKVPVLLHGDRPAICESLVIVEYVDEAFRGPRLMPADPLARAAARFWGSFMDKECRESMWMALWTDGEEQASAISAAKANLTLIEGQLPDGKMFFGGDTIGFPDIAVSGIAHWMEIFEEIAGVRLLTEEEHPTLYRWAREYTANETVRQCLPDRGRLLAALAPSRDIFVSIAKTMSAHK, from the exons ATGATGTCCGAGCCGGTGAAGCTAATCGGCTGCTTCGGAAGCCCGGTGGTGCACCGCGCTGAGCTGGCCCTGCGTCTGAAGGGTGTTCCCTACGAGCTCATCACTGAAGATCTCAACAACAAGAGCGAGTTGCTGCTGAGGCACAACCCCGTTCACCAGAAGGTGCCGGTGCTCCTCCACGGCGACCGGCCGGCCATCTGCGAGTCGCTCGTCATCGTCGAGTACGTTGACGAGGCCTTCCGTGGGCCGCGGCTCATGCCGGCCGACCCtctcgctcgcgccgccgcccggtTCTGGGGCAGCTTCATGGACAAGGAG TGCAGGGAGTCCATGTGGATGGCGCTGTGGACGGACGGCGAGGAGCAGGCCAGTGCCATCAGCGCGGCGAAGGCGAACCTGACGCTCATCGAGGGGCAGCTGCCAGATGGGAAGATGTTCTTCGGAGGCGACACCATCGGCTTCCCCGACATTGCCGTTAGCGGGATTGCGCACTGGATGGAGATCTTCGAAGAGATTGCTGGAGTGCGGCTGCTGACGGAGGAGGAGCACCCGACACTGTACCGGTGGGCGAGGGAGTACACGGCGAACGAGACCGTGAGGCAGTGCCTGCCGGACAGGGGCCGCCTGCTTGCTGCCTTGGCGCCAAGCAGGGACATCTTCGTGTCCATTGCCAAGACGATGTCTGCACACAAATAG
- the LOC124668028 gene encoding glutathione transferase GST 23-like, with the protein MSEPAVKLIGCFGSPFVLRAEVALRLKGVPYELVEEDLSNKSDLLLKHNPVHQKVPVLLHGDRPAICESLVIVEYVDEAFDGPPLLPSEPLARAAARFWASFVDKQFRESWIAMFSSDGEAQVVAAREVKANLTLIEGQLPEGKTFFGGDSVGYLDIVLGGIAHWMEMFEEITGVPLLPEEEHQALRRWARASTADEIVRQCLPDRDRLLAALTPKRDTFVSIAKAMATQK; encoded by the exons ATGTCGGAACCGGCGGTGAAGCTCATCGGCTGCTTCGGCAGCCCGTTCGTGCTCCGCGCCGAGGTGGCCCTGCGTCTCAAGGGAGTCCCCTACGAGCTCGTCGAAGAAGACCTCAGCAACAAGAGCGACTTGTTGCTGAAGCACAACCCCGTCCACCAGAAGGTGCCCGTGCTCCTCCACGGCGACCGGCCGGCCATCTGCGAGTCGCTGGTAATCGTCGAGTACGTCGACGAGGCGTTTGATGGGCCGCCGCTCCTCCCGTCCGAGCccctcgcccgcgccgccgcccggttCTGGGCTAGCTTCGTGGACAAGCAG TTCAGGGAGTCCTGGATCGCTATGTTTTCGTCGGACGGCGAGGCTCAGGTGGTGGCTGCGAGGGAGGTGAAGGCGAACCTGACGCTCATCGAGGGGCAGCTGCCGGAGGGGAAAACGTTCTTCGGAGGCGACTctgtcggctacctcgacatagtCCTCGGCGGGATCGCGCACTGGATGGAGATGTTCGAGGAGATCACCGGGGTGCCGCTGCTGCCTGAGGAAGAGCACCAGGCGCTGCGCCGGTGGGCGAGGGCGTCCACTGCAGACGAGATCGTGAGGCAGTGCCTACCGGACAGGGACCGCCTGCTTGCTGCCTTGACGCCGAAGAGAGACACGTTCGTGTCCATTGCCAAGGCAATGGCTacacaaaagtag